In Sardina pilchardus chromosome 8, fSarPil1.1, whole genome shotgun sequence, the genomic window GTAATGTTTAAATTGTGTTGATCATTGTGTTATTTCTCTCTAATCCTGTAAATAATCTGTCTCGCTATCAAACTGAAACGTATATATATCTACACTTTACATGCAACATGAGAGATATATTTGTATAAGGTAGAAAACACAGAAATCCTAAGGACCAACAAATCTGCCTGCAATTGTTTCTATATGTAATGCATGGTTTTGGCCACACAGGGGTGCTGTTTTCCTAATAAGTGGAGGAAAGCAGCATTGGTGGTGAATCACATTAAATCTATCAGGATATTGTTAATGTGGTGTGACCTTATTTTCTTACATGTTGTATTGTTTACCTTACTGTGAAGGTTCAAAAGAGACTGATGACATGATTTCCTTCAAAATCTCTGTCCCTTCAAGGTGTTAATTGAATGTATTCAATTAGCTGCAATTAAGAATCACAGAGTGCCCTGAGAAATTAGCACAATTCCCAACATATTCTCCTGAATAATACTGTTTTTTTCCTGACATGAAATCAATCATGGAATATCTAGATTTGTATTTGCCAAGAGGTAGGCCTACAAAAGGAGGATGGCTGCTTGGCAACCCTAGTGAAATGCTTATGAAAGCATCTTTGCTGTTATCAGTATTATAGATCCTTGATTAAGGCAATAATGTGAATCAGCTGCTTATCAAAACGCCAGATAATTTCTTGTGATGGAAAGGATCAACTGCACCAAAAGACTACAGGGGATGAGAAATGgatctccaaaaaaaaaaaacaaactgaacAGTTGTTTTGATACCATGTTTTATGACCATGCTGTCCTCAGTTACtcatgtaaaatgtgaattAAAAAAGGTTATGATTTACAAATCATGCCAACCCCATATTTAATTAAGATATCAATTCAAGACAACATATCAACTGTTGAAGGAGAGAAATTGTACTATTTCATAGAAAATATAAGAACATTCTGAATTTAATGCCAGCAACACATCTTAAACCCAACCATATAGGGATTAAAATAAACATCCCAAAGAGAGTCTCTCGGAAGTAAAGATGTGGAGGTATTCATCACTCTGTGCTTAACCCTGTGAGGGCAAATTATGAAACAATATAAGAATGACTCTTAACATGAAATTGGCAAGGTTTTGAGGATTTTGCCATCCACAAATATTGTTACAATATTGTGCGGATGAATTCAACGTCacctagcctataggcctacttttgtaGGCATAGGCAGCTATTTAGGCTACTTGATATCTTTGATATCAGTATGTGCATGGTAGTGACTTGGCTAAGTCTTAAGTTAAGAGCTGTCAGAGCTCGTAAAATTTAATTTATGTATTGTAAAATGACCCACGACTAACGTGGGTGACTTGATTGCGTGCCCACTTCTGGCTCCAAAAATATCCCCCTTGCGTTGCAGGGGCTATAATATCCCGTGGCTACATATTCAGACCACGCCATGAATTGACAACTTGAGAATTCGAGCGGTCCCTTCGAAGCAAACGGCATGTCAATAATTTAAACTTCGCTATTGTAGCTTACAAGAATTGGACATCAAAAGGTTTTGATTTGGATATCTACGATTACGCGCAATCACTGGATGATCAAGATAATACTAGGCTGAATCAAGCGACTTCGGCAGAATGGCTACTCGGAATTATCTTTGGCAAAGTGATAGGCTACCTCACGTTCAGTCAAACCGGAGATTGACTTCAGTTCCCCTGGACTTGCCGTGATGGAAGTCGAACGTCTCCTTTTCACCGGGAAAATGATCATTAGCCATGCTGACGAAGTTTGGCCAAAACTTTACATTGGGGATTAGtaagtgaatgctctccactgAATGGAATCGTTAGGCAATATAAAAGTCTGAAGCTGCATGTTGTCTGGTTATGCGTAATCTAATGACTGACTTAATATCAGCTGATCATGATTGGTTTATGGCACATTCAAGATCTGATCTGGGCCCAAGGGGTCGCCTCTCCTATCTGAGGCAATGACGAATATGTAATTGAATACAACATTTAACAACCAAGAAAAAACGTATTTGTGACAGATTCATTTTCAAAAATGCAGTTCAGTGTTATTCCTACTTCCAGTTACCTAACCTGTTGCTGCATATGTGCCCAAATAGCCTAAACAACTTTATCCCTGATAATTGAATGGTCACCTGCATGTCATAATGCCACATTGCCATAAATATCAGCTGTCATTGGTATACCAATgcacatataggcctatgtccTGTCATAGTTCACCTGTTTTGAACCTGTCATTCAGCTGAATGTGTGTCATGTTGCAGTGATAGTGCAGAAAATCGCAGTGAACTCACGGCCCGTGGCTTCACCCATATTGTGAACTGCGCACACTCGTCCAGGCGTGGTGGGCCCGACTACTACAGGGGCATGAACATGACATACCTCGGGATCGAAGGCCGCGATTCTCCTGACTACGACATGAGCGCAAACTTCAACACTGCTGCTGAATTCATTCACAAGGCCCTCAATGGAGGAGGTGAGCATTCTGAGATTCCTCTCAGACCTTGACTTTGAGTGAGCTTATTGCCAATCTCGtttcaaaggttttttttttcagtgttagGCATCTCTGAGACAGACATGTCCATAGGCTTCCGTTGTGATTAGAAATAGCCTACCCAGACCAGACACACTGGGCATTGTATACGCCCATGATCCTCGGCTtattacaataggcctacatttgtgCTACATTTGTGCATGACTGCTATTTCTGCTCTGATGAGAAGTGTGCATAGTGAGCCAAATAGAGCCTAAGAGCAGGGCAGACCAACAGGacagcagactgcagtcatCTCTCACTTATACactttactgtagcctactctggtggtatttgatgtttgtttatttgtttttctctaaAGTCATACTCAGTAGTCAGAGGCATATCCCATGGTGTCACCATATTCCTTTTCCCACATTTAACTTTTGGGAATTCATCAACAGTTTGTATTGCATTTTCAGGTAAAGTCCTGGTCCATTGCCATGTAGGTGTGAGTCGCTCAGCTACAGTGGTCCTGGCTTACTTGATGCTAAAACATCACATGACCCTGGTGGAAGCCATCACCACTGTGAAGGAGGGCCGTGGGATCATCCCCAACCGTGGCTTTCTACGACAGCTAATCAATCTGCAGATCCAGCTCTATGGCAAAAATAGCCACTAAAACAAGACATACAAGATTAAGTTCATGGGAATTTAAACTATAGCCTAAGTATGGATGTTAATTTCTAAATTGAGTGGGACTTGGAGCTGCATTTCGGGATACTGACATGCAAGAAACTAATGAACATACGATCCATACTGACTGGGACTTTTGGAAGTCCTTGTTCCTGCAGAAGTGTCATggactagttttttttttattattattattattataggccTAGTTTATGTTCTGTTTGGTGAAgttgatttattattattactattactattattattattattactattactattattattattattgttgttgttattattcaaACAAATCTATTAAAGATTCTTTGCAGTGCCCACCTATGCTGAATGCTTTCTGACTGATGTAAAACTACGCACTCTCCCACGAGAGTGATGCGGAACGTGATAGCCTACACTTCTTACGTTGTTGCTAATGAACAACGGTGTTTTCTTTGCGTAAGCAAAGCAACACAATCATCTGTTGTTGGTTTCTCATACGTAAGTAGACACACTATTATTAACATGGTTCTGTTAACAACAGGTTTCTTTTAGCCTACTTttcctagggttagggttagagtttCATATTTATCATATGTCTGTTGTGCAAGAGAGAATATCCATACAATTATTATAGGATAGCTAACATCCTTAAAGTTGGACGACGCGCTGTGAGACAGACTGACAATTTCTCAATGTAATGTTATGCTGTTTTCTTTTGATGTTGAAAGGGTTCGTTACCTTTGCTAGAAGAAAATGGCCAGCACACGGATTTCAGAACAATTACCCCCGCTTTTAGACCCAACAAAAGCACCTGTAGCTTTCGGCGACAGAGCACTTCCACGGTTGTCTATGGAGTTACAGGACCCTGAGCTGTACATACGCCAGAGGGCGCTCACCGCCCTCTGTGATCTCGTCCACGATCCGGAACGGGCATATGAAGCAATTCTAAATGGTAGGGTTGGTGTGAGTTCAATGTCTGAacttgttgactttttttttattaaattcaAATATCTGCATTAATAATAGTATAGTGACGTGTGTTGTTGAAgactaagtagcctaaactaattgtcaataggcctaggcctaaacAATTTCTCAACTTTTCTCAGACAACTTTTTACACTGATGTGATAAATGCTGGCTAAACTATTGAATATGCTTAGGCTGTCTGGAGAGACTTAAGGTTCTTCTGAAGGACGAAGATGCCTTCGTGAGGACCAAAGCCACAGAAGTGCTGTACTTACTGGCCACTCATAATGTAGGCAGGTGAGTTCCATCTGAGCAACTCATTATTTTATGGCTAGTCAGTCATTCAATAATTGCTCAGTGATTATGCTCTCAGTGATGGGTTCAAAGAAATGTCTATGTTTTATGCAGGGAGGCCTTTCTTAGATATGATGTTTTGGGTACTCTGTCAGACTTGTTTGATGAGCCAGTGGATGCCTGCCGGAGGAACATGCATAAAGCTCTTAAAATGATGGCCGAGTTTCCTGcaggtcagtcagtcagccaggCCTGAGGCAGCCAGGCCAGCATATTTGGTGTTTGGGTTCATCGAGTCATTCTTTCTACCATTTCCCCTTTGTCTTGTTATCTCTTGTATTGTTTGGGAtgtgcactcactctctctttgtatatatactgtatcatgtATTGGTATGTATTGTAAGCctatatggttatggttcttGGCATACACTTTTGTCTAAAGTAAcgtacaataataacaataaacgTGACTATTAACAATTTTTAAtattgaaattaaataaaatgtgtAATGTTGTTTAAAGTAATAGAGACCATTTACCGTTCATAATAACAATTAGCATAAACATTATGCAAACAGTCACTCTGATGGATATCTGTGGCAGGTGCAGCTCGTATCGTGACGCAGGGCCTGGTGCATCAGCTGGTGATGAAGATTCCGGTGGAGCACGAGGAGATCCGGGCGCTGCTGCTGGAGACGCTGAGCTGCTGTGTGCGGGTGGACGCTCTGCCCGCGCTCCAGAGCGACGGCGTGGCCATCCTACGCGAGCAGCTCACCAGCAAGTCCCTCGCCATCCGACGAGCTGCCGCCAGTGCCATGGTGGGAATCAGGTGagtcaaagatcattaagggcggagcaagatacttcatgagaagccacttcgcaagaggggggggggcaaaatccccctttatgcagaggaagtgatccccgttttgcgcccatagacatgaactacgacgacgtactgtatcttgctccgccttaaggatctttagGTGAGTGTCGCGAATGAGCAGGGAGTTGGGGGCGGGATTGGATAGAGCTCACTGGGCCCCATTCTATATTAGAGTAAGCTCAAGTCTTTTTGGGATCTCTTGGATCACTCACTGACAGATCCGGATCCCTTGAATCCTTTCAGTCATGAGTCAGCATCACCCAGAGTGTAGAAAGTCTCATGGTGAATGAGCCCTCCCAGCTACAGCCAATCTAAATATATTCAGAATGGAGAACTATAGCctaacagatagatagatagatactttattgatccccaaggggaaattcaagacataACATGGCCAAACATAGGATttttaaacatactgtagtcatCATTACCTGTTCAACTAGTAGGCTATGCCACCGCTGGTACTGCACCTTAGACTCCCTTTATCAATGTAGACCATTAGTTTCTCCAAATTCATATCAAAACATTAAATTGCTCTTGAGATAATAAAATTAGGTGAATATAAACCATTAGCCTGCAACAGATGCTATTCTCATGTTTAGCCGATTGCAAGAACTTTGTCAGCCGTGAAACGTTTATTCTGCTTGTTTATAGCAATATTTGACCGGGTAATTTCTTTAAAAATATATCTGTGCTGTGTAGGCTATGCTAGGTTATCACAAACAGCCCTGATAACAATGTCACGAACAGTGCTTGAGACTCACTTAGTCACTCCTGAAATCCACGGACTGACTAGTCTGACTCATAAGCCTGCGGCTTTGCGCTTCAGGTGGACATGTTACACAGGTCATTGAATGTGACACAGTTTATCGTTTTAATTTGCGTACATCGCCTGGTGTTAGTAGCAGCAGGTGTGGGACTATAGGATCTGGGTTAATGGACGTGTGAATCCAGGGCTTATAGTAGGATCTGGGTGATTAACCCGTATGATTTAGGAATCATCAGCATTAGTCTGTATAAATCCAATTgaggcaagtttatttatatagtatatttcatacacaggtaattcaatgtgctttacaccgATAAAAGTAAATAATAGTAGTTAATAGCATGAAATGACAGATAATAACATTGTGGTAGCCACAATAAATGTACATAGAaacaagaaaaataataaatgatagtaaaaaaaattaaagtaCAATGAAAATATAGTACATCAAAATCAGTTAACAGAAAGCATAGAACAATTTGGTATTAGCATTGCCATTTTAGCCTACACAATCCAGTATACAATATTGACAATATTTTAAGACAACATACATGGACCAGGACAAATTGGCTTTTTTGAATGCTCATGCTGTCTTTTTCCATCTGTAATTATATCACTTCTTTCTAATTATATATTATCTCatccttttcctctctgttgctctctctttatttggctctctccctctctctctgcctctctcagtgTTCCTCTTGAGGGAAAGCAGCGTCTGTGTAAGGAGCAAGTCCTTCCTGTCTTGGTCAGTCTGCTGTCAGATAGTGACCCAGCAGTCACTGCCAGTGCGGCTGGAACCATCATGAACGCTGCTGTCATCACTAAAGGTATGACCCCAAGGG contains:
- the LOC134089612 gene encoding dual specificity protein phosphatase 26-like, with the protein product MEVERLLFTGKMIISHADEVWPKLYIGDYDSAENRSELTARGFTHIVNCAHSSRRGGPDYYRGMNMTYLGIEGRDSPDYDMSANFNTAAEFIHKALNGGGKVLVHCHVGVSRSATVVLAYLMLKHHMTLVEAITTVKEGRGIIPNRGFLRQLINLQIQLYGKNSH
- the rsph14 gene encoding radial spoke head 14 homolog; translation: MASTRISEQLPPLLDPTKAPVAFGDRALPRLSMELQDPELYIRQRALTALCDLVHDPERAYEAILNGCLERLKVLLKDEDAFVRTKATEVLYLLATHNVGREAFLRYDVLGTLSDLFDEPVDACRRNMHKALKMMAEFPAGAARIVTQGLVHQLVMKIPVEHEEIRALLLETLSCCVRVDALPALQSDGVAILREQLTSKSLAIRRAAASAMVGISVPLEGKQRLCKEQVLPVLVSLLSDSDPAVTASAAGTIMNAAVITKGKYQALEANAIPPLLRLVESEIRAVSANALRALTCLAEAPPARLELLEHLPLLQARLGHPEPVIQRAAQTAIQVISWKP